The Capsicum annuum cultivar UCD-10X-F1 unplaced genomic scaffold, UCD10Xv1.1 ctg3585, whole genome shotgun sequence genome contains a region encoding:
- the LOC124891462 gene encoding cytochrome P450 94A1-like encodes MVVCIKDPSNVKHILKTRFNNYHKERTVIEAFSDLFGKALFLSDGAEWKSQRQILQHYFDPKEFHAYTSIVEEELSSRLVPFLSNAEKTASTIDLQDILRRFTFDSVCQIGFGFDLKYLLPSLPPTPFADTYKTATKLSILRKRKERLLAREDLEDKDVLARILRRAKGEQLDDTFLIHTAVNFIMGGHDAMCPALTWFFWLVLSNQNVEKEIIREIREKDGHLSDMVYMHASIYESLRLFPPFPADSKEAVDDNVWPDGTKV; translated from the exons ATGGTCGTATGCATTAAAGACCCTTCCAATGTCAAGCATATTCTCAAGACACGCTTCAATAACTATCATAAAGAAAGAACAGTCATAGAAGCATTTTCAGACTTATTCGGGAAGGCCCTTTTCCTCTCCGATGGTGCGGAGTGGAAGTCACAAAGACAAATTTTGCAGCATTATTTCGATCCAAAAGAGTTTCATGCTTATACATCTATAGTAGAGGAAGAGCTCTCGAGTCGTCTTGTCCCTTTTTTAAGTAATGCAGAAAAAACTGCATCTACAATTGATCTCCAGGATATACTTCGTCGATTCACATTTGATTCAGTATGTCAAATAGGGTTTGGATTCGATCTGAAGTATTTATTACCTTCTCTCCCACCAACCCCTTTTGCTGACACTTATAAAACTGCAACGAAGTTGAGCATTTTAAG AAAAAGGAAGGAAAGATTGTTGGCGAGGGAGGATTTGGAGGACAAGGATGTGTTGGCAAGAATATTGAGAAGGGCAAAGGGTGAACAACTAGATGATACGTTTCTCATTCATACTGCTGTTAACTTTATCATGGGAGGACACGATGCAATGTGTCCGGCTTTAACATGGTTTTTTTGGTTGGTCTTGAGTAATCAGAATGTGGAAAAAGAGATCATAAGAGAAATTAGAGAGAAGGATGGACATCTGAGCGACATGGTTTACATGCATGCTTCTATATATGAGAGCTTGAGACTCTTCCCACCCTTTCCAGCTGACTCAAAAGAAGCAGTGGATGACAATGTTTGGCCTGATGGGACAAAAGTGTAA